From one Deinococcus seoulensis genomic stretch:
- a CDS encoding DUF11 domain-containing protein produces MQPDFKRFATALSALLAVSVSASAQEISTSLPLTTVGDRLTWSVGDQDLTLNVPLDGPVRLELYSPRLDQSDYRSDTYYGDEQYDANRSDVTTTFTLIGEDGAAVLTRTFTPGAHDWETLLDQTLPAGRYRLKAVTQGNGKNTFAVRLAGISASVSADRLNVNVHSQDWVPAVNVSTDGQAHVLRMYDGDGPQELQARLRDGQGNVTPLTVSADLAFTDLTLPAQAGNYTVELRQPPTARQFSNTVGFSLTRAGVPEPITISRVDQTGLLRVTAELILPGGAQPTAASAIVGKTPVTVDGIFAQRVAPGQYAVVPDPVPGADVSVDTGSVTVPKNGEGEAHIKIRPTVALTLSSDKPDVCVGDTVTLTARASTAYAGDLPLDLSLDTAGLNVQGLNSVQGTLSAARPGELRLTGTATQSGPLTVTARLAPWAQEQSVTLNVRPDVTTLQLSRDPLSDATVGDEITVTLRVTNTGTRAAPYLLADMVPAGLEALSAAQFSGTLQPGETRELSYRARVTAAGTQSMQAHLRTPDCAATQTVSGALTAQPVPVAAPAPAPEQRRASTVTLPFDAPRQATELIVAHSVPETATLVPGSSRLDGQPIPDPVRGPSGTLYWVLPEPSSSPATAGGAALRGAVTYDLAHAGPLAELPAPALLARYRGGRSENLEGRVDLADLSAARSVTAATAVTENPGAIKYPLDGSQIRIRDRISVVVEVPATQDASLRVNGAVMPDSSVGEVVSDPERGTRRVTYVGVPLKPGPNALNVGADSIQVQLVGATTHVEVTPGEMTADGSTPLRVHFRALDAHGNLTTQSTLTLRSNLEPQTPDQNPTEADYQIALVDGEGDLILHPQASPTTLKLGVLVGQDIKPYSFEVKPDSSRVGVGVVSATLGLDGSLSLADDLTWTARASYEGPLAGGKLYVAADKDGLPTNRDTLKRFSVYGDSSTESVPLQGIDPVALSYDHPTLRAEYRQTSLPIDVLPVGEQLTALTVTSKSNPQVSAFAALVPEDRVSDERVTPEGTRLLRLANGDIAQGSETLEVLTTERDTGKELRRVTLQRNVDYILDHRTGIITLARALDTTDAQLNTVTVLASYRLNNPLAQRKAAFGAQVKYTGRNYTVGAAAISLDQTVTTGARATYDNGTTRADGLLAYSGGMQGSADLSTTLGQHAIQARIRYQDGQYDGLAPFSPGLTTSASVDSRLTRNLSSSVQAEYHNTLGTTDTDTSGGSVTGRADYRLAPFSVGAGLKYAFGDQYGVGAVLSAGYHQKPIDVDVVHTQPLTGNLDTTTTITTRYAVTDTVSIGLSDQINWKTGHTASLNLESRLGNTNYQVAYDLPNAGGQGNRARFGVSTTLPLTDRLTAGLRGSATYDISAAQTNLGAGADLRYATDRVNATLGTDLTYTTKGFGVVLRSGVSGSLSEHLSLTADGLMEFGAGKNGQRAALGYAYRNRTFNSLGTVRYVNGTLAGNQPELSSNFAAEYRQPTWAVRAGLDTRTLLNDPGSFTAQFGASSTYYVTDRIGIGAWGRAITQPASQNTQYGYGLEASVRALPGTWITAGYNPAGFTGLGNTYTKQGAYLRLDLTIDETLGQNK; encoded by the coding sequence GTGCAACCCGACTTCAAACGCTTCGCGACTGCCCTCTCGGCCCTGCTGGCCGTCAGCGTCAGTGCCAGCGCCCAGGAAATCAGCACCAGCCTGCCGCTCACCACGGTCGGTGACCGTCTCACCTGGTCGGTCGGGGATCAGGACCTCACGCTGAATGTGCCGCTCGACGGTCCCGTCCGCCTGGAGCTGTACAGCCCCCGCCTGGACCAGAGCGACTACCGCAGCGACACCTACTACGGTGACGAGCAGTACGACGCCAACCGCAGCGACGTCACGACCACCTTCACCCTGATCGGCGAGGACGGCGCGGCTGTCCTGACCCGCACCTTCACGCCCGGCGCGCACGACTGGGAAACCCTGCTCGACCAGACCCTCCCGGCCGGACGTTACCGCCTGAAGGCCGTCACGCAGGGCAACGGCAAGAACACCTTCGCCGTGCGCCTCGCCGGGATCAGCGCGTCGGTCAGCGCCGACCGCCTGAACGTGAACGTGCACTCGCAGGACTGGGTGCCCGCCGTGAACGTCAGCACCGACGGGCAGGCCCACGTGCTGCGCATGTACGACGGCGACGGCCCCCAGGAACTCCAGGCCCGCCTGCGCGACGGGCAGGGCAACGTCACGCCCCTGACCGTCAGCGCCGACCTGGCCTTCACGGACCTGACCCTGCCCGCGCAGGCCGGGAACTACACCGTGGAACTGCGCCAGCCGCCCACGGCCCGCCAGTTCAGCAACACCGTCGGCTTCAGCCTGACCCGCGCCGGGGTGCCCGAACCCATCACCATCAGCCGCGTCGACCAGACCGGACTGCTGCGCGTGACCGCCGAACTGATCCTGCCCGGCGGCGCGCAACCCACCGCCGCGTCGGCCATTGTCGGCAAGACCCCGGTCACGGTGGACGGTATCTTCGCGCAGCGCGTCGCGCCCGGCCAGTACGCCGTGGTGCCCGACCCGGTGCCCGGCGCGGACGTCAGCGTGGACACCGGCAGCGTCACCGTCCCGAAAAACGGCGAGGGCGAGGCGCACATCAAGATCCGCCCGACCGTCGCCCTGACCCTGAGCAGCGACAAACCCGACGTGTGCGTGGGCGACACCGTCACCCTGACCGCCCGCGCCAGCACCGCCTACGCCGGCGACCTGCCGCTGGACCTGAGCCTCGACACGGCCGGCCTGAACGTGCAGGGCCTGAACTCCGTGCAGGGCACCCTGAGTGCGGCCCGCCCCGGCGAACTGCGCCTGACCGGCACTGCCACCCAGAGCGGCCCGCTGACCGTCACGGCCCGCCTGGCCCCCTGGGCGCAGGAGCAGAGCGTCACCCTGAACGTCCGCCCGGACGTCACGACCCTGCAACTGAGCCGCGACCCGCTGAGCGACGCGACCGTCGGCGACGAGATCACCGTCACGCTGCGCGTCACGAACACCGGCACGCGCGCCGCGCCGTACCTGCTGGCCGACATGGTCCCCGCCGGACTGGAAGCCCTGAGCGCCGCCCAGTTCAGCGGCACGCTGCAACCCGGCGAGACCCGCGAACTCAGCTACCGCGCCCGCGTGACCGCCGCCGGAACGCAGTCCATGCAGGCGCACCTGCGCACCCCGGACTGCGCCGCCACCCAGACGGTCAGCGGCGCCCTGACCGCGCAGCCCGTCCCGGTCGCCGCGCCCGCCCCGGCCCCCGAGCAGCGCCGCGCCAGCACCGTCACCCTGCCCTTCGACGCACCCCGGCAGGCGACCGAACTGATCGTCGCGCACAGCGTGCCCGAAACCGCCACGCTGGTGCCCGGCAGCAGCCGCCTGGACGGCCAGCCCATCCCGGACCCCGTGCGCGGCCCCAGCGGCACGCTGTACTGGGTGCTGCCCGAACCCTCCAGCAGCCCCGCCACGGCGGGCGGCGCGGCCCTGCGCGGCGCCGTCACCTACGACCTCGCGCACGCCGGACCGCTGGCCGAACTGCCCGCACCCGCCCTGCTGGCCCGCTACCGCGGTGGCCGCAGCGAGAACCTCGAAGGCCGCGTGGACCTGGCCGACCTGAGCGCCGCGCGCAGCGTCACGGCCGCCACTGCCGTCACCGAGAACCCCGGCGCGATCAAGTACCCCCTGGACGGCAGCCAGATCCGCATCCGCGACCGCATCAGCGTGGTCGTCGAGGTGCCCGCCACCCAGGACGCCAGCCTGCGCGTGAACGGCGCCGTCATGCCCGACAGCAGCGTCGGCGAGGTCGTCAGCGACCCGGAACGCGGCACCCGCCGCGTCACGTACGTCGGCGTGCCCCTCAAACCCGGCCCGAACGCCCTGAACGTCGGCGCGGACAGCATCCAGGTGCAACTGGTCGGCGCGACCACGCACGTCGAGGTCACGCCGGGCGAGATGACCGCCGACGGCAGCACCCCGCTGCGCGTGCACTTCCGCGCGCTGGACGCCCACGGCAACCTGACCACCCAGTCCACCCTGACCCTGCGCAGCAACCTCGAACCGCAGACCCCCGACCAGAACCCCACCGAGGCCGACTACCAGATCGCCCTGGTGGACGGCGAGGGCGACCTGATCCTGCACCCCCAGGCGTCCCCCACCACCCTGAAACTCGGCGTGCTGGTCGGCCAGGACATCAAACCCTACTCCTTTGAAGTCAAACCCGACAGCAGCCGCGTGGGCGTCGGCGTGGTCAGCGCCACCCTCGGCCTGGACGGCAGCCTCAGCCTCGCCGACGACCTGACCTGGACCGCCCGCGCCTCCTACGAAGGCCCGCTGGCCGGCGGGAAACTGTACGTCGCCGCCGACAAGGACGGCCTGCCCACCAACCGCGACACCCTCAAGCGCTTCAGCGTGTACGGGGACAGCAGCACCGAGAGCGTGCCCCTGCAGGGCATCGACCCCGTCGCCCTCAGCTACGACCACCCCACCCTGCGCGCCGAGTACCGCCAGACCAGCCTGCCCATCGACGTCCTGCCGGTCGGCGAGCAACTGACCGCCCTGACCGTCACCAGCAAGAGCAACCCCCAGGTGTCCGCCTTCGCCGCACTGGTCCCCGAGGACCGCGTCAGCGACGAACGCGTCACCCCCGAAGGCACCCGCCTGCTGCGCCTCGCCAACGGCGACATCGCCCAGGGCAGCGAAACCCTGGAAGTCCTGACCACCGAACGCGACACCGGCAAGGAACTGCGCCGCGTCACCCTGCAACGCAACGTGGATTACATCCTCGACCACCGCACCGGCATCATCACCCTGGCCCGCGCTCTGGACACCACCGACGCCCAGCTGAACACCGTGACCGTCCTCGCCAGCTACCGCCTGAACAACCCTCTCGCCCAGCGCAAGGCCGCGTTCGGCGCGCAGGTCAAGTACACCGGCAGGAACTACACGGTCGGCGCGGCCGCCATCAGCCTCGACCAGACCGTCACGACCGGCGCGCGCGCCACCTACGACAACGGCACCACCCGCGCCGACGGCCTCCTCGCGTACTCCGGCGGCATGCAGGGCAGCGCCGACCTGAGCACCACGCTCGGCCAGCACGCCATCCAGGCCCGCATCCGCTACCAGGACGGCCAGTACGACGGCCTCGCCCCCTTCAGCCCCGGCCTGACCACCAGCGCCAGCGTCGACAGCCGCCTGACCCGCAACCTCAGCAGCAGCGTCCAGGCCGAGTACCACAACACCCTGGGCACCACCGACACGGACACCAGCGGCGGCAGCGTCACCGGCCGCGCCGACTACCGCCTCGCGCCGTTCAGCGTCGGCGCCGGCCTCAAGTACGCCTTCGGTGACCAGTACGGCGTCGGCGCCGTCCTCAGCGCCGGCTACCACCAGAAACCCATCGACGTGGACGTCGTCCACACCCAGCCGCTCACCGGGAACCTCGACACCACCACTACCATCACCACCCGCTACGCCGTCACCGACACCGTCAGCATCGGCCTGAGCGACCAGATCAACTGGAAAACCGGGCACACCGCCAGCCTCAACCTCGAAAGCCGCCTCGGCAACACCAACTACCAGGTCGCGTACGACCTCCCCAACGCCGGCGGCCAGGGCAACCGCGCCCGCTTCGGCGTCAGCACCACCCTGCCCCTCACCGACCGCCTGACCGCCGGACTGCGCGGCAGCGCCACCTACGACATCAGCGCCGCCCAGACCAACCTCGGCGCCGGCGCCGACCTACGCTACGCCACCGACCGCGTCAACGCCACCCTCGGCACCGACCTCACGTACACCACCAAAGGCTTCGGCGTGGTGCTGCGCAGCGGCGTCAGCGGCAGCCTGAGCGAACACCTCAGCCTCACCGCCGACGGCCTGATGGAATTCGGCGCCGGCAAGAACGGCCAGCGCGCCGCCCTCGGCTACGCCTACCGCAACCGCACCTTCAACTCCCTGGGCACCGTCCGCTACGTGAACGGCACCCTGGCCGGCAACCAGCCCGAACTGAGCAGCAACTTCGCCGCCGAGTACCGCCAGCCCACCTGGGCCGTCCGCGCCGGACTGGACACCCGCACCCTCCTGAACGACCCCGGCAGCTTCACCGCGCAGTTCGGCGCCAGCAGCACCTACTACGTCACCGACCGCATCGGCATCGGCGCCTGGGGCCGCGCCATCACCCAGCCCGCCAGCCAGAACACCCAGTACGGCTACGGCCTCGAAGCGTCCGTGCGTGCCCTGCCCGGCACCTGGATCACCGCCGGGTACAACCCCGCCGGCTTCACCGGCCTCGGCAACACCTACACCAAACAGGGCGCCTACCTGCGCCTCGACCTGACCATCGACGAAACCCTCGGCCAGAACAAGTAA